The following coding sequences lie in one Nocardioides sambongensis genomic window:
- a CDS encoding RNA-binding protein — protein MLADALDHLVRGIVDHPDEVVVRDKQLRRGSVLEVRVHPDDLGKVIGRGGRTATAFRTVISALSGNRGARIDFVDTDRR, from the coding sequence ATGCTCGCCGACGCACTGGACCACCTCGTCCGCGGGATCGTCGATCACCCGGACGAGGTCGTGGTGCGCGACAAGCAGCTGCGGCGCGGATCGGTGCTCGAGGTCCGGGTCCACCCCGACGACCTCGGCAAGGTGATCGGACGGGGCGGCCGCACGGCGACCGCGTTCCGCACCGTGATCTCCGCGCTGTCCGGCAACCGCGGCGCACGGATCGACTTCGTCGACACCGACCGCCGCTGA
- the lepB gene encoding signal peptidase I encodes MTSDAHDTPEESTTADEEGTGARPEQAGPDGAVGAGDGTDAEPAGRKRKPLPIWLESVVLLGVALGMAIIIKALFVQAFYIPSESMEPGLVENDRILVQKVSYWFGGTPQRGDVVVFEDPGGWLSPSESEGPTGFANVLSKIGLYPTGGHLVKRVIGTEGDVITCCDKQGRIKVNGVAVDESEYLAEETGSCVAERGQAGVKPCNWSIGPVPEDKLFVMGDNRAHSADSRVHICAPDQDPCTESPWVDTDLVVGKMFALVWPRDRWTWVSRPDAFANVPDDPPATDE; translated from the coding sequence GTGACCAGTGATGCCCACGACACGCCTGAGGAGTCCACGACGGCGGACGAGGAGGGCACCGGGGCGCGGCCCGAGCAGGCCGGTCCCGACGGTGCCGTGGGCGCTGGGGACGGCACCGACGCCGAGCCGGCGGGCAGGAAGCGCAAGCCGCTGCCGATCTGGCTGGAGAGCGTCGTGCTGCTCGGCGTGGCCCTCGGCATGGCGATCATCATCAAGGCGCTGTTCGTGCAGGCGTTCTACATCCCCTCGGAGTCGATGGAGCCGGGTCTGGTCGAGAACGACCGGATCCTGGTGCAGAAGGTCTCCTACTGGTTCGGTGGTACGCCGCAGCGCGGCGACGTCGTGGTCTTCGAGGACCCGGGCGGCTGGCTCTCGCCCAGCGAGTCCGAGGGCCCGACCGGCTTCGCCAACGTGCTGTCGAAGATCGGCCTCTACCCGACCGGTGGACACCTGGTGAAGCGGGTGATCGGCACCGAGGGCGACGTCATCACCTGCTGCGACAAGCAGGGACGGATCAAGGTCAACGGCGTCGCGGTCGACGAGTCGGAGTACCTGGCCGAGGAGACCGGCTCCTGCGTCGCCGAGCGCGGCCAGGCCGGTGTGAAGCCGTGCAACTGGTCGATCGGACCGGTCCCGGAGGACAAGCTCTTCGTGATGGGCGACAACCGGGCCCATTCCGCCGACTCGCGGGTCCACATCTGCGCGCCCGACCAGGACCCGTGCACGGAGAGCCCGTGGGTCGACACCGACCTGGTGGTCGGCAAGATGTTCGCGCTGGTCTGGCCCCGCGACCGGTGGACCTGGGTGAGCCGCCCGGACGCGTTCGCGAACGTCCCGGACGACCCACCGGCCACGGACGAGTGA
- a CDS encoding TadE/TadG family type IV pilus assembly protein: MAAPVRDPARRRAPGRTPRGAAAVEFALVLPVLLVLVFGIINFGDMLSVRQGVSQAAAEGARAAAVTPGSTETKRAAAKAAVADALGAHGETCSAECSFEIERCTSGADPDPDDPGGTPDCAYVEVVIAYDALIPGFGAVLPETLSYEAVARVS, from the coding sequence ATGGCGGCACCGGTGCGGGACCCCGCACGCCGGCGTGCGCCGGGCCGGACCCCACGGGGTGCCGCGGCCGTCGAGTTCGCGCTGGTCCTGCCGGTGCTGCTGGTGCTGGTCTTCGGGATCATCAACTTCGGCGACATGCTGAGCGTCCGGCAGGGCGTCAGCCAGGCCGCCGCCGAGGGCGCCCGGGCCGCCGCCGTCACGCCCGGCAGCACCGAGACGAAGCGGGCCGCCGCGAAGGCTGCCGTCGCCGACGCCCTGGGCGCGCACGGCGAGACGTGCTCGGCGGAGTGCTCCTTCGAGATCGAGCGCTGCACCTCCGGCGCCGACCCGGATCCCGACGACCCGGGCGGCACCCCGGACTGCGCGTACGTGGAGGTGGTCATCGCCTACGACGCCCTGATCCCCGGCTTCGGGGCGGTCCTCCCGGAGACGTTGTCCTACGAGGCCGTGGCGCGGGTGAGCTGA
- a CDS encoding ribonuclease HII: MSKAPTLRIARRLLRDGLVSLAGADEVGRGALCGPVTVAVVQVTEATRSAPQGVRDSKLLSAEARSRLAPRIRRWAPYGVGHASPAEIDEFGIITAMRLAGHRAIAALPEPPSTVLLDGNHDYLSPPEQDALLAPAGLLEVSPPVVTMIKADLRCAAVAAASILAKTERDAIMTELAAEHPAYGWAANKGYSAPEHLAALAEHGPTPYHRTSWRLPGLEPGLGSAEGQPVVVGRSADER; the protein is encoded by the coding sequence GTGAGCAAGGCGCCGACCCTGCGGATCGCGCGGCGGTTGCTGCGCGACGGTCTGGTCTCGCTCGCGGGAGCCGACGAGGTCGGCCGCGGCGCGCTGTGCGGGCCGGTCACGGTGGCGGTGGTCCAGGTCACCGAGGCCACCCGCAGCGCACCCCAGGGGGTGCGCGACTCCAAGCTCCTCTCCGCCGAGGCACGGTCACGGCTCGCTCCGCGGATCCGGCGGTGGGCGCCGTACGGCGTGGGCCACGCGAGCCCTGCGGAGATCGACGAGTTCGGCATCATCACCGCGATGCGCCTGGCCGGTCATCGCGCGATCGCCGCGCTTCCCGAACCGCCCTCGACCGTGCTGCTGGACGGCAACCACGACTACCTCTCGCCGCCCGAGCAGGATGCCCTGCTCGCGCCCGCCGGCCTGCTGGAGGTCTCTCCGCCGGTGGTCACCATGATCAAGGCGGACCTGCGCTGCGCGGCGGTCGCGGCGGCGAGCATCCTGGCCAAGACCGAGCGGGACGCGATCATGACCGAGCTGGCCGCCGAGCACCCGGCCTACGGGTGGGCCGCCAACAAGGGCTACTCGGCACCCGAGCACCTGGCCGCCCTGGCCGAGCACGGGCCTACGCCGTACCACCGGACCTCCTGGCGGCTGCCGGGTCTGGAGCCGGGGCTAGGATCGGCCGAGGGCCAGCCAGTCGTCGTGGGGAGGAGTGCGGATGAGCGCTGA
- a CDS encoding DUF2469 domain-containing protein yields the protein MSAEDLEKYETEQELNLYREYRDVVGIFKYVVETDRRFYLCNSVDVKARSESGDVFFEVSITDAWVWDMYRPARFAKSVKVLTFKDVNVEELANSDFEPPKP from the coding sequence ATGAGCGCTGAGGATCTCGAGAAGTACGAGACCGAGCAGGAGCTCAACCTCTACCGCGAGTACCGCGATGTCGTCGGCATCTTCAAGTACGTCGTGGAGACCGACCGACGCTTCTACCTGTGTAACTCCGTCGACGTGAAGGCCCGCTCGGAGAGTGGTGACGTCTTCTTCGAGGTCTCGATCACCGACGCCTGGGTGTGGGACATGTACCGACCGGCCCGCTTCGCCAAGAGCGTCAAGGTGCTGACCTTCAAGGACGTGAACGTCGAGGAGCTGGCGAACTCCGACTTCGAGCCGCCCAAGCCCTGA
- the rpsP gene encoding 30S ribosomal protein S16, whose amino-acid sequence MAVKIRLKRLGKVRVPQYRIVVVDSRKKRDGKVIEEIGKYHPKEDPSYIDVVSDRAQYWLGVGAQPSEAVARILEITGDWQKFKGIDGAEGTLKVKEPKRDKLEIFNEALKEAANEPKGAAVTAPKKAEKKAETKAETPAEEPAAEEKAEEPAAPTAESTETSEA is encoded by the coding sequence GTGGCCGTCAAGATCCGTTTGAAGCGCCTCGGCAAGGTCCGGGTGCCGCAGTACCGCATCGTCGTCGTCGACTCCCGCAAGAAGCGCGACGGCAAGGTGATCGAGGAGATCGGCAAGTACCACCCCAAGGAGGACCCGTCGTACATCGACGTCGTCTCCGACCGGGCGCAGTACTGGCTCGGCGTGGGCGCGCAGCCCTCCGAGGCCGTCGCCCGGATCCTCGAGATCACCGGTGACTGGCAGAAGTTCAAGGGCATCGACGGCGCCGAGGGCACCCTCAAGGTGAAGGAGCCCAAGCGCGACAAGCTCGAGATCTTCAACGAGGCCCTCAAGGAGGCCGCCAACGAGCCCAAGGGCGCCGCGGTGACCGCTCCGAAGAAGGCCGAGAAGAAGGCGGAGACGAAGGCGGAGACCCCCGCCGAGGAGCCGGCCGCCGAGGAGAAGGCCGAGGAGCCCGCGGCCCCGACCGCTGAGTCCACCGAGACCAGCGAGGCCTGA
- a CDS encoding ammonium transporter, with product MTPGLAFFYGGLVKQKSVVSMMMLSFGSIAVVTLLYVLVGGTGIAGQGTDGGSKFFGNPFEDFGMTDLMTGVGGGDAGNAFGGHAFLVAFCIITVALVSGAVADRARFWPWMLFATLFTVFVVFPTFRWIWGFDADGNFYGWLANDVWGLGQGALDWAGGTVIHQSAGAAALALALVLGQRKTGFSKEEAVPHNVPLVLIGAAILWFGWYGFNTGVYGADEGQTSLIFFNTLVAPAAALLGWIVVENFKEGKATAVGAASGIVTGLVAITPACAFITPVWAMILGLFAGAVCAFAVDLKFKLGFDDTLDVVGIHLVAGFIGCLWVGIFGAEALTGGSLFFGGEVKLFLAQLFSSITVIAFSFIVTFIFALAIEKTIGFRAKEEDEVAGLDLALHGEGYALD from the coding sequence ATGACGCCAGGACTGGCGTTCTTCTACGGCGGGCTGGTGAAGCAGAAGTCCGTCGTGTCGATGATGATGCTGAGCTTCGGCTCCATCGCGGTCGTCACGCTGCTGTACGTGCTGGTCGGTGGCACCGGCATCGCCGGCCAGGGCACCGACGGCGGCAGCAAGTTCTTCGGCAACCCGTTCGAGGACTTCGGCATGACCGACCTGATGACGGGTGTCGGCGGCGGTGACGCGGGCAACGCGTTCGGCGGCCACGCCTTCCTGGTCGCGTTCTGCATCATCACCGTCGCGCTGGTCTCCGGTGCGGTCGCCGACCGGGCCCGGTTCTGGCCCTGGATGCTCTTCGCGACGCTCTTCACCGTCTTCGTGGTGTTCCCGACCTTCCGCTGGATCTGGGGCTTCGACGCCGACGGCAACTTCTACGGCTGGCTGGCCAACGACGTCTGGGGTCTCGGCCAGGGCGCCCTCGACTGGGCCGGCGGCACCGTGATCCACCAGTCCGCCGGTGCGGCCGCTCTCGCTCTCGCGCTGGTTCTCGGTCAGCGCAAGACCGGCTTCTCCAAGGAGGAGGCCGTCCCGCACAACGTTCCGCTGGTCCTCATCGGCGCGGCGATCCTGTGGTTCGGCTGGTACGGCTTCAACACCGGCGTGTACGGCGCCGACGAGGGCCAGACCTCGCTGATCTTCTTCAACACCCTGGTCGCTCCGGCCGCCGCACTGCTCGGCTGGATCGTCGTGGAGAACTTCAAGGAGGGCAAGGCGACCGCGGTCGGCGCGGCCTCCGGCATCGTCACCGGCCTGGTGGCGATCACCCCGGCGTGCGCCTTCATCACCCCGGTCTGGGCGATGATCCTCGGCCTCTTCGCCGGTGCGGTCTGCGCCTTCGCGGTCGACCTGAAGTTCAAGCTCGGCTTCGACGACACCCTGGACGTGGTGGGCATCCACCTCGTCGCCGGTTTCATCGGTTGCCTCTGGGTCGGCATCTTCGGCGCCGAGGCGCTCACCGGCGGCAGCCTGTTCTTCGGCGGTGAGGTCAAGCTGTTCCTGGCCCAGCTCTTCTCCTCGATCACCGTGATCGCGTTCTCGTTCATCGTCACCTTCATCTTCGCCCTGGCGATCGAGAAGACGATCGGCTTCCGGGCCAAGGAGGAGGACGAGGTCGCCGGCCTCGACCTGGCGCTGCACGGCGAGGGCTACGCGCTCGACTGA
- the trmD gene encoding tRNA (guanosine(37)-N1)-methyltransferase TrmD, producing the protein MRLDYLTIFPDYLAPLRLSLPGKAIDAGLLELHVHDLRQWAHDRHRTVDDTPYGGGAGMVMKPEPFGEAFTTLEVRPEDTIVFTTPSGERFDQRVAEDLATRPRLVFACGRYEGIDQRVIDRAGEIAEVREISLGDYVLNGGEVAALAITEAVVRLLPGFMGNAESLVEESHAGTGLLEYPVFTKPRSWQGREVPDVLLSGDHGRIAGWRAEQSRRRTAQRRPDLLHPSVLDDGTPVVRATPADAGELLTLQRACWVAEQMANPDVRVPALHESLDDVREWLTTWDTYLVRRAGRLVGAVRARLEGDAWDIGRLAVAPDLQGRVSDVGCSPTSRRWRRRQRRRTCCSPARGASGTSGCIARRAIGCAGTCRRPTARWC; encoded by the coding sequence ATGAGGCTCGACTACCTGACCATCTTCCCCGACTACCTGGCCCCCCTGCGGCTCTCCCTGCCGGGCAAGGCGATCGACGCGGGCCTGCTCGAGCTCCACGTCCACGACCTCCGGCAGTGGGCCCACGACCGACACCGGACCGTGGACGACACGCCCTACGGCGGCGGCGCCGGGATGGTGATGAAGCCGGAGCCGTTCGGGGAGGCCTTCACGACCCTGGAGGTGCGGCCGGAGGACACCATCGTGTTCACCACGCCGTCCGGAGAGCGGTTCGACCAGCGCGTCGCCGAGGACCTGGCCACCCGGCCCCGATTGGTCTTCGCCTGCGGCCGCTACGAGGGCATCGACCAGCGGGTGATCGACCGGGCCGGCGAGATCGCCGAGGTGCGCGAGATCAGCCTCGGCGACTACGTGCTCAACGGCGGGGAGGTGGCCGCGCTCGCGATCACCGAGGCCGTGGTGCGGCTGCTGCCGGGCTTCATGGGCAACGCCGAGTCGCTGGTCGAGGAGTCCCATGCCGGGACCGGTCTGCTGGAGTACCCGGTCTTCACCAAGCCGCGCAGCTGGCAGGGCCGCGAGGTGCCCGACGTCCTGCTCTCCGGCGATCACGGGCGGATCGCCGGCTGGCGAGCCGAGCAGTCGCGGCGTCGTACGGCGCAGCGCCGGCCGGACCTGCTGCACCCCTCGGTGCTCGACGACGGCACCCCGGTGGTGCGCGCCACGCCGGCCGATGCCGGGGAGCTGCTGACCCTCCAGCGCGCCTGCTGGGTGGCCGAGCAGATGGCGAACCCCGACGTGCGCGTCCCGGCACTGCACGAGTCGCTGGACGACGTCCGGGAGTGGCTGACCACCTGGGACACCTACCTGGTGCGCCGCGCCGGGCGGCTCGTCGGTGCGGTGCGCGCCCGCCTGGAGGGCGACGCCTGGGACATCGGTCGGTTGGCGGTGGCGCCGGACCTGCAGGGGAGGGTCTCGGACGTCGGCTGCTCGCCCACATCGAGGCGGTGGCGCCGGCGGCAGCGACGTCGTACGTGCTGTTCACCGGCGCGGGGAGCGAGCGGAACCAGCGGATGTATCGCAAGGCGGGCTATCGGCTGCGCCGGGACCTGCCGGCGCCCGACGGCGCGGTGGTGCTGA
- a CDS encoding Fic family protein has product MTSTALVRDWSPHTFETRPWRQRTVRGPRADRLVREITVALPPMIADLDFRMDRPLAAMTSASAGDLGHLDLVHGRTLRELNHLQLRTESVDSSKIENVDASLADYGRALLGVGANASATSMASATAALTRMITDADRTRRIRSEAVLQAHHDLMARNPDEAHRAGQYRTTQNWVGGSDYSPRGALHVPPPPETVPDYLADLFTFADRDDIAPLAQAAIVHAQFESIHPFIDGNGRIGRTLIHAVLRRRRVTKHLTVPIASALVAHRDRYFAALNDYRAGTAHTIVAMMASAASIATSESWRAATRIQEIRDGWQERTGITSPGTAPYRLLDVLTEEPIVNVALVGERLRVDDAEAEALIGRLVDLGVLRKAPRSRRAPVWLAGDVLDEVHDLSMRIRASSERMRTRATPGTATGRQRGRASGRG; this is encoded by the coding sequence ATGACCTCCACCGCGCTCGTCCGCGACTGGTCTCCGCACACGTTCGAGACCCGGCCGTGGCGGCAGCGCACGGTGCGCGGGCCCCGGGCCGACCGCCTGGTCCGGGAGATCACGGTGGCGCTGCCGCCGATGATCGCGGACCTCGACTTCCGGATGGACCGTCCCCTGGCGGCGATGACCTCGGCGAGCGCGGGCGACCTCGGACACCTCGACCTCGTGCACGGCCGGACCCTGCGCGAGCTCAACCACCTGCAGCTGCGCACCGAGTCGGTGGACTCCTCCAAGATCGAGAACGTCGACGCCTCGCTGGCCGACTACGGCCGGGCGCTGCTCGGGGTGGGGGCGAACGCCTCCGCGACGTCGATGGCGTCGGCGACGGCCGCCCTGACCCGGATGATCACCGACGCCGACCGGACCCGGAGGATCAGGAGCGAGGCGGTGCTCCAGGCGCACCACGACCTGATGGCCCGCAACCCCGACGAGGCCCACCGCGCCGGTCAGTACCGGACCACGCAGAACTGGGTCGGCGGCAGCGACTACTCCCCCCGCGGCGCGCTGCACGTGCCGCCGCCGCCGGAGACCGTGCCCGACTACCTGGCCGACCTCTTCACCTTCGCCGACCGCGACGACATCGCACCCCTGGCGCAGGCGGCGATCGTGCACGCGCAGTTCGAGTCGATCCACCCGTTCATCGACGGCAACGGGCGGATCGGACGCACCCTGATCCACGCGGTGCTGCGCCGCCGCCGCGTCACCAAGCACCTCACCGTCCCGATCGCCTCGGCCCTGGTCGCGCACCGCGACCGTTACTTCGCCGCCCTCAACGACTACCGCGCCGGGACGGCGCACACGATCGTGGCGATGATGGCGAGCGCGGCGAGCATCGCCACGTCGGAGTCCTGGCGTGCCGCGACCCGGATCCAGGAGATCCGCGACGGGTGGCAGGAGCGCACCGGGATCACCAGCCCCGGCACCGCGCCGTACCGGCTGCTGGACGTGCTCACCGAGGAGCCGATCGTCAACGTCGCGCTGGTCGGAGAACGGCTGCGTGTGGACGACGCGGAGGCGGAGGCACTCATCGGCCGGCTCGTCGACCTGGGCGTGCTGCGCAAGGCACCGAGGTCGCGCCGGGCCCCGGTGTGGCTGGCCGGTGACGTGCTCGACGAGGTGCACGACCTGAGCATGCGGATCCGCGCCTCCTCGGAGCGGATGCGGACCCGGGCCACCCCGGGCACGGCGACCGGCCGGCAGCGGGGCCGGGCGTCGGGTAGGGGCTGA
- a CDS encoding alpha-L-rhamnosidase-related protein, translating into MRSRHLSRAAIAGSLTALALPALAVSIGTNPAAQARPVTVTAAPVPPAPWEDYILAPSSRTLRPEGVHASSGSVDDPQGAYGDGAMVLEEDGQVTLDFGLNVGGTLSLTFGDVSGEAPRVGVAFSETAKYVGKESEASTGGPRGRDGTIWVDAVAGETWTAPPELLRGAFRYVTLFVQGDYSVAVDDVVLDFTASPLMEDPSDYPNYFYSSSNLLNRLWYSGAYTTQLTTIEPTTGRSWPAPDALWDNSATSGVGASILVDGAKRDRTVWPGDLGISQGTAFVSTGDTVSVRNSIMTAYEHQKETGELPYAAPELSFYRSDTYHMWTLLATAENFENTADRRWLTDVWPHYLAGLAYIRAKAVDRDLLFIDETNDTTHESRIPDGEEAMANVLYWRLLTTGADLSAELGQRHRAAGMRAEARRVAAAIDTHLWDDEAGALQWYPDRADVHPQGANSLAVWWGLLDEKRADRAMASLRDTNWVQRGARTPERDDDLQLLFGSFELQAQLAAGDPEAQEAAVDLMRRQWGWMLRSAQGPQSTMWESLRESGEIVSSYQSYAHGWSTGPTRALTEQVLGIQQRDGGARWEIDPHTAGLRSAQGRLVTARGPIDARWTDGTAGLRVTFTTPRRTQGFIGLPVARKRVTVTLDGRVVWRNGKRVKRAGHPVRWSGERLEITRVAGGSHTVVVR; encoded by the coding sequence ATGCGCAGTCGGCACCTCTCCCGCGCCGCGATCGCGGGGTCGCTCACCGCCCTCGCCCTGCCCGCCCTCGCGGTGAGCATCGGCACCAACCCGGCCGCGCAGGCGCGCCCGGTCACGGTCACCGCCGCTCCCGTCCCACCCGCGCCGTGGGAGGACTACATCCTGGCCCCGTCCTCACGCACCCTGCGCCCCGAGGGCGTGCACGCATCCTCCGGCTCCGTCGACGACCCGCAGGGCGCGTACGGCGACGGCGCCATGGTGCTCGAGGAGGACGGCCAGGTGACGCTGGACTTCGGCCTGAACGTCGGCGGCACCCTCAGCCTCACCTTCGGGGACGTCTCCGGCGAGGCGCCCCGCGTCGGCGTCGCCTTCTCCGAGACCGCGAAGTACGTCGGCAAGGAGTCGGAGGCCTCCACCGGCGGGCCGCGCGGCCGGGACGGCACCATCTGGGTGGACGCCGTCGCCGGCGAGACCTGGACCGCGCCACCCGAGCTGCTGCGGGGCGCCTTCCGCTACGTGACCCTCTTCGTCCAGGGCGACTACTCGGTCGCGGTCGACGACGTGGTGCTCGACTTCACCGCGTCCCCGCTGATGGAGGACCCGAGCGACTACCCGAACTACTTCTACTCCTCCTCGAACCTGCTCAACCGGCTCTGGTACTCGGGCGCCTACACGACCCAGCTCACCACGATCGAGCCGACCACCGGCCGGAGCTGGCCGGCCCCGGACGCGTTGTGGGACAACAGCGCGACCAGCGGTGTCGGCGCATCCATCCTGGTCGACGGCGCGAAGCGGGACCGCACGGTCTGGCCCGGCGACCTGGGCATCTCGCAGGGCACCGCGTTCGTGTCGACCGGCGACACGGTCTCGGTGCGCAACTCGATCATGACCGCCTACGAGCACCAGAAGGAGACCGGCGAGCTCCCCTACGCCGCTCCGGAGCTCAGCTTCTACCGGTCCGACACCTACCACATGTGGACCCTGCTCGCGACGGCCGAGAACTTCGAGAACACCGCCGACCGCCGGTGGCTGACCGACGTCTGGCCCCACTACCTCGCCGGCCTCGCCTACATCCGCGCCAAGGCCGTCGACCGCGACCTGCTCTTCATCGACGAGACCAACGACACCACCCACGAGTCGCGGATCCCCGACGGGGAGGAGGCCATGGCGAACGTCCTCTACTGGCGCCTGCTCACCACGGGTGCCGACCTCTCCGCCGAGCTCGGCCAGCGGCACCGCGCCGCCGGCATGCGGGCCGAGGCGCGCCGGGTCGCGGCGGCGATCGACACCCACCTGTGGGACGACGAGGCCGGCGCGCTCCAGTGGTACCCGGACCGGGCGGACGTCCACCCGCAGGGCGCCAACTCGCTCGCCGTCTGGTGGGGGCTGCTCGACGAGAAGCGTGCCGACCGGGCGATGGCCTCGCTGCGGGACACCAACTGGGTCCAGCGCGGCGCCCGCACCCCCGAGCGCGACGACGACCTCCAGCTCCTCTTCGGCTCCTTCGAGCTGCAGGCGCAGCTGGCCGCTGGTGACCCCGAGGCGCAGGAGGCGGCGGTCGACCTGATGCGACGGCAGTGGGGCTGGATGCTGCGCAGCGCCCAGGGTCCGCAGAGCACGATGTGGGAGTCGCTGCGGGAGTCCGGCGAGATCGTCAGCTCCTACCAGTCCTACGCACACGGGTGGTCCACCGGCCCGACCCGGGCGCTGACCGAGCAGGTGCTCGGCATCCAGCAGCGCGACGGCGGCGCGCGGTGGGAGATCGATCCGCACACCGCGGGCCTGCGCAGCGCCCAGGGCCGACTGGTCACCGCACGGGGGCCGATCGACGCCCGGTGGACCGACGGCACCGCCGGGCTCCGGGTCACCTTCACCACGCCACGACGGACGCAGGGGTTCATCGGCCTGCCCGTCGCCCGCAAGCGGGTCACCGTCACGCTGGACGGCCGGGTGGTGTGGCGCAACGGCAAGCGCGTCAAGCGAGCCGGGCACCCGGTCCGCTGGAGCGGCGAGCGACTCGAGATCACCAGGGTCGCGGGAGGCTCCCACACCGTCGTGGTGCGCTGA
- the rimM gene encoding ribosome maturation factor RimM (Essential for efficient processing of 16S rRNA), producing the protein MDSIEVVVGRIGKPHGIRGEVTIDLRSDEPDRRFVDGAELRVQAQRGAAYPRPALTVERTRWHQSVLLVKFAEVSDRTEAEAARGLVLHATIAADESPQDPDEFYDHQLIGLAAEDLDGTPLGEVTGVTHGAQDLLRLRTTDGREALVPFVGALVPEVDVAAGRIVIADRPGLVRPAPDGDEPDHSEGRG; encoded by the coding sequence GTGGACAGCATCGAGGTCGTCGTCGGACGCATCGGCAAGCCGCACGGCATCAGGGGCGAGGTCACCATCGACCTGCGCTCCGACGAGCCGGACCGACGCTTCGTGGACGGGGCCGAGCTGCGGGTGCAGGCACAGCGCGGGGCCGCCTACCCGCGCCCCGCCTTGACCGTCGAGCGGACCCGCTGGCACCAGTCGGTGCTGCTGGTGAAGTTCGCCGAGGTGTCCGACCGCACCGAGGCCGAGGCCGCGCGCGGGCTGGTGCTGCACGCCACCATCGCCGCCGACGAGAGCCCGCAGGACCCGGACGAGTTCTACGACCACCAGCTCATCGGCCTGGCCGCGGAGGACCTGGACGGCACGCCGCTCGGCGAGGTGACCGGGGTGACCCACGGCGCGCAGGACCTGCTGCGGCTGCGCACCACCGACGGGCGCGAGGCGCTGGTCCCGTTCGTCGGTGCGCTCGTGCCCGAGGTCGACGTCGCCGCAGGGCGGATCGTGATCGCTGACCGCCCCGGGCTGGTCCGCCCCGCCCCCGACGGCGACGAGCCGGACCACTCCGAGGGACGCGGATGA
- the rplS gene encoding 50S ribosomal protein L19 gives MSNTSVAGRSAVAELGNASKRTDVPDFRAGDTIKVHVKVVEGTRSRVQVFQGVVIRVHGSGVGRTFTVRKVSFGVGVERTFPLHSPIFESIEVVTRGDVRRSKLYYLRDLRGKAAKIKERREV, from the coding sequence ATGAGCAACACGTCCGTGGCCGGCCGCAGCGCCGTCGCCGAGCTGGGCAACGCCAGCAAGCGCACCGACGTTCCGGACTTCCGCGCCGGTGACACCATCAAGGTGCACGTCAAGGTCGTCGAGGGCACCCGGTCCCGCGTCCAGGTCTTCCAGGGTGTGGTGATCCGCGTCCACGGCAGTGGCGTCGGCCGCACCTTCACCGTCCGCAAGGTCTCCTTCGGCGTCGGTGTCGAGCGGACCTTCCCGCTCCACTCGCCCATCTTCGAGTCGATCGAGGTCGTCACCCGCGGTGACGTCCGCCGCTCGAAGCTGTACTACCTGCGCGACCTGCGCGGCAAGGCCGCCAAGATCAAGGAGCGCCGCGAGGTCTGA